Proteins from a single region of Mucilaginibacter daejeonensis:
- a CDS encoding aldo/keto reductase, with protein sequence MKNIEKVRLGNHGPLVSRLGLGCMRMSSIWGGPTPDEKESIATIIEALDSGIDLLNTGDFYGAGHNEMLIGKAIKGRRDDAFISVKFGAIFHNGQWLGMDLRPVAIKNFINYSLTRLGVDTIDLYQPSRMDGSVPIEDIIGTVADLVKEGKVRYIGVSEITAEQLRTANDVHPISALEIGYSLADRQIENELLPTAKELGIAVVAFANTAEGLLTGELKAPLADDDHRHAFSRFQGDNLIHNLQKVEVLKELAARKGCTPTQVAIAWVKEQGEHIIPLVSMSRRSRLPENMAAMDITFTAEEMNTLNTTFAIGAIHGGTYLQR encoded by the coding sequence ATGAAGAACATTGAAAAAGTAAGATTAGGTAACCATGGGCCACTCGTGTCGCGGCTCGGTTTGGGTTGTATGCGTATGTCGAGCATTTGGGGTGGACCCACGCCCGACGAGAAAGAAAGCATAGCGACCATCATCGAGGCATTGGATAGTGGGATAGACCTGCTGAACACCGGTGATTTTTACGGTGCCGGTCATAACGAGATGCTGATCGGTAAAGCGATCAAGGGCAGGCGCGATGATGCTTTCATCAGCGTAAAGTTCGGTGCCATTTTCCATAACGGCCAGTGGTTGGGTATGGACCTCAGACCAGTAGCTATCAAGAATTTTATCAATTACTCACTCACCCGTTTGGGGGTCGATACCATTGACCTTTACCAACCCAGCCGCATGGACGGTAGCGTGCCTATCGAGGACATCATAGGCACTGTGGCCGACCTGGTGAAGGAAGGAAAAGTACGTTACATCGGCGTATCTGAGATCACTGCAGAACAGTTGCGCACTGCGAACGATGTACACCCGATCAGCGCACTCGAGATCGGTTACTCCTTGGCCGACAGGCAGATCGAGAACGAGTTGTTGCCCACGGCAAAAGAATTAGGCATCGCCGTGGTGGCCTTTGCCAATACAGCTGAAGGGTTATTAACAGGAGAACTGAAGGCGCCGCTTGCTGATGATGATCATCGTCATGCTTTCTCTCGTTTTCAGGGTGATAACCTGATACATAACCTGCAAAAAGTTGAGGTATTGAAGGAGTTGGCCGCTCGCAAAGGCTGCACACCTACACAAGTGGCCATAGCATGGGTAAAAGAACAGGGCGAACACATCATACCGTTGGTAAGCATGAGCCGCAGGTCGCGTTTACCGGAAAACATGGCT
- a CDS encoding lipocalin family protein, whose amino-acid sequence MNNIRKNLYYAGAAGLVITLIGVGISSCVSIPKGAKAVRPFNRSKYLGKWYEIARMDFKFEKGLQQVTAEYSLKDENVIKVVNRGFDPKKQEWKESVGKAKLVGDSDDARLKVSFFGPFYAGYNVIEIDLEYRYAMVAGNNTKYLWLLSREPTMPKEVIDRYLEQAKTLGFKTEELVWTKQDK is encoded by the coding sequence ATGAATAATATCAGAAAAAACCTTTACTACGCTGGGGCGGCCGGGCTGGTGATCACCTTGATAGGTGTCGGCATATCATCATGTGTATCCATCCCGAAAGGCGCCAAAGCTGTGCGGCCTTTCAACAGATCAAAATACCTGGGCAAGTGGTACGAGATTGCCCGCATGGACTTCAAGTTCGAGAAGGGACTACAACAGGTCACTGCCGAGTACTCACTCAAGGACGAGAATGTGATCAAAGTAGTGAACAGGGGCTTTGACCCCAAAAAGCAGGAGTGGAAAGAAAGTGTAGGTAAAGCTAAACTGGTCGGCGATAGTGACGATGCGCGATTGAAGGTATCCTTCTTCGGTCCGTTCTATGCCGGTTACAATGTGATCGAGATCGATCTTGAATACCGTTACGCCATGGTAGCTGGTAACAATACCAAATACTTGTGGCTGCTATCGAGAGAGCCTACCATGCCGAAAGAGGTCATAGACCGTTACCTTGAACAAGCCAAAACATTAGGATTTAAAACAGAAGAACTGGTGTGGACCAAGCAGGATAAGTAA
- a CDS encoding PAS domain-containing sensor histidine kinase yields the protein MSASYLQPSQITNEHMVIALHQVKLGFWEWDLATNELKCTLQNKLNFGYSEKDSFTLESVIAAILPEDRMRRTEALEKAMDKNFGVYSFDCRVRHADQRIHWLQISGTTIFDDDVPRRIIGTSLDITEKKDLEILRDEVLNIANHELKTPLSAVKGYLQLLHRFVARTGNEHYEQIAFRALNATDKITRLLNDALQPDAVQANEMVLRKEEVDMRTLVEEVIANTMLVNQSHRIDLTVDGNLTKIEGDRYRLGQALTNVMNNAVKYSPDHDQIDVALKATNDDIKVTVRDYGIGIPDGERDKIFSKFYRIKNGYDSITGSGIGLFITSEIIARHGGKIEFEQAGSGTGTIFNVTLPRR from the coding sequence TTGTCTGCCTCCTACTTACAACCGTCCCAGATCACTAATGAGCACATGGTCATTGCCCTGCATCAGGTGAAGCTTGGTTTTTGGGAGTGGGACCTGGCTACCAACGAATTGAAGTGCACTTTACAGAACAAACTCAACTTCGGTTACAGTGAGAAAGACAGTTTCACTCTGGAAAGTGTAATTGCGGCAATATTACCGGAAGACAGGATGCGGCGTACAGAAGCCCTTGAAAAAGCAATGGACAAGAACTTCGGGGTTTATTCGTTCGATTGCCGGGTTAGGCATGCCGACCAGCGTATACATTGGCTACAGATCAGCGGTACCACCATATTTGATGACGATGTCCCACGCCGGATAATAGGCACCAGCCTCGACATCACTGAAAAGAAGGACCTGGAGATTCTACGCGATGAAGTACTCAACATTGCCAATCACGAACTGAAGACGCCTTTATCAGCCGTTAAAGGTTATTTGCAACTACTACACCGCTTTGTTGCCCGGACAGGAAACGAGCACTATGAGCAGATCGCCTTCAGGGCATTGAACGCTACGGATAAGATCACAAGGCTTTTAAATGATGCGCTGCAACCGGATGCTGTTCAAGCGAATGAGATGGTGCTTCGTAAAGAAGAGGTAGACATGAGGACGCTGGTTGAGGAGGTGATCGCCAATACTATGCTGGTGAATCAGAGCCATCGCATTGACCTTACTGTTGATGGTAACCTCACCAAGATAGAAGGCGACCGTTACCGTTTAGGCCAAGCGCTAACTAACGTGATGAATAATGCCGTTAAGTACTCACCAGACCATGACCAGATAGACGTAGCATTGAAAGCGACCAACGACGACATCAAAGTTACTGTCAGAGACTATGGTATAGGTATACCTGACGGCGAGCGTGACAAGATCTTTAGCAAGTTCTACAGGATCAAGAACGGCTATGACTCCATAACAGGTAGTGGGATCGGCCTGTTCATCACTTCCGAGATCATTGCCCGCCATGGAGGCAAGATCGAGTTCGAGCAGGCAGGGTCAGGAACAGGCACTATATTTAACGTTACACTACCCCGCCGCTAA
- a CDS encoding response regulator, with protein sequence MIKKRILICDDDQDILDLTSLILEDDYEVATEVDSTRLIRQAEAFKPDLILLDMWMPKITGDQLVRFLKKLPNLQHIPVVIFSASSDGNQKAMEAGANGFLAKPFDIDELIRIVSEYCPMVSGGVV encoded by the coding sequence GTGATAAAGAAAAGAATTTTGATCTGCGACGACGACCAGGACATCCTTGATCTGACGTCGTTGATATTAGAGGACGATTATGAGGTGGCCACTGAGGTCGATAGCACCCGCCTGATCAGACAAGCAGAGGCTTTTAAGCCCGACCTCATCCTGTTAGATATGTGGATGCCTAAGATCACTGGTGATCAGCTGGTTAGATTTTTGAAAAAGTTACCTAATCTACAGCATATTCCAGTGGTGATCTTTTCGGCCAGTAGTGATGGCAATCAAAAGGCAATGGAAGCCGGGGCTAATGGTTTTTTGGCCAAGCCGTTCGATATAGATGAGCTGATCAGGATCGTGAGCGAATATTGCCCGATGGTTAGCGGCGGGGTAGTGTAA
- a CDS encoding PAS domain-containing sensor histidine kinase has translation MSEKPKSISDSQDLDLRLFATAMDATVNGIVITDNRQPDNPIIYCNKAFETLTGYRHDEIIGHNCRFLQGKDRDQIQRKVIRRTIEEGEHCNLEIRNYKKDGTPFWNQLVISPVKDQEGNVTHFIGVQNDVTRRRDAEQQLQTEKELLETRVVSRTKELQDSEDYLGSIVETIRESLLVLDDQIKVLSVNEHFCKFFKLEAKDVVGKLLYEISDSAWDVPELRAVLEDILPHNNPFEGFEIEHHFPKIGKRLLVLNARQIKLKGKYKDRILLAMEDLTDRREVEQRKEDFITVASHEMKTPLTTIKGHIQILTKRAEKNNSDADLRSLAVTNRSIDRLDALINDLLDVSKIQSGRMKFNLTEFNFMEVVHNSVEAVRETTDTHEIVVTGDASRTVKADFFRLEQVMINLLTNAIKYSPSAKEIGVHLNILAGFIKVAVTDSGVGIKREDHKKIFERFYRSDNVQFSFQGLGIGLYVSNQIIAEHNGTLWVESEEGQGSVFNFTIPYVTL, from the coding sequence ATGAGCGAAAAGCCTAAAAGTATTTCAGATTCTCAAGACCTCGACCTTCGTTTATTTGCTACTGCAATGGATGCTACTGTTAATGGCATCGTGATCACTGATAATCGTCAGCCCGATAATCCGATCATTTACTGTAATAAGGCTTTTGAAACGCTTACAGGCTACCGCCACGATGAGATCATTGGGCATAATTGCCGGTTCCTACAGGGCAAAGACCGTGATCAGATCCAGCGTAAGGTCATTCGACGCACCATAGAGGAAGGCGAGCACTGTAACCTTGAGATACGTAATTATAAAAAAGATGGTACCCCATTTTGGAATCAGCTGGTGATATCACCTGTAAAAGACCAAGAGGGTAACGTGACGCACTTTATTGGCGTGCAGAATGATGTGACCCGCAGGCGTGATGCAGAGCAGCAACTACAGACCGAAAAGGAGTTGCTGGAGACCAGGGTGGTTAGCCGCACCAAAGAGCTCCAGGATAGTGAGGATTATCTTGGTAGTATAGTGGAGACCATTCGTGAAAGTTTGTTGGTGCTGGATGATCAGATCAAAGTGTTATCTGTGAACGAGCACTTTTGCAAGTTCTTTAAGCTCGAAGCTAAGGATGTAGTGGGCAAATTGCTATATGAGATCAGCGATAGCGCCTGGGACGTTCCGGAATTACGGGCAGTGCTTGAGGATATATTGCCGCACAATAATCCCTTTGAAGGTTTCGAGATCGAGCATCATTTCCCCAAGATCGGTAAACGTTTGCTGGTGCTTAACGCCCGTCAGATCAAACTGAAAGGTAAATACAAGGACCGTATACTATTGGCTATGGAGGACCTTACCGATCGGCGTGAAGTAGAGCAACGCAAAGAAGATTTTATTACGGTGGCCAGTCATGAAATGAAGACGCCGCTGACCACTATAAAAGGGCACATACAGATATTGACCAAACGGGCAGAGAAGAATAACAGCGATGCCGATCTGCGTTCATTAGCGGTCACCAACCGGTCTATCGATCGGTTAGATGCACTGATCAACGATCTGCTTGATGTATCCAAGATACAGTCGGGGCGAATGAAATTCAACCTGACCGAGTTCAACTTTATGGAGGTGGTGCACAATTCGGTAGAGGCCGTACGCGAGACCACCGATACGCACGAGATCGTGGTGACCGGCGATGCCAGCCGCACCGTAAAGGCTGACTTTTTCAGACTCGAACAGGTGATGATCAACCTGCTCACCAACGCGATCAAATATTCGCCATCAGCTAAAGAGATAGGTGTTCATCTGAATATTTTGGCCGGGTTCATCAAAGTGGCCGTTACCGATAGTGGCGTGGGCATTAAGCGAGAGGACCATAAAAAAATATTCGAGCGCTTTTACCGGTCAGATAATGTGCAGTTCAGTTTCCAGGGTTTGGGCATAGGCTTATATGTATCTAACCAGATCATCGCCGAACATAATGGCACGCTTTGGGTAGAAAGCGAGGAGGGGCAGGGTTCGGTATTTAATTTTACTATTCCATACGTTACATTGTGA
- a CDS encoding PAS domain-containing sensor histidine kinase codes for MNITQVKDPNALLAIINNLPGNYLILLPDFPKFTIAEISEAYNEATDTERQDIIGRGIFEVFPDAPGDEIADGVKNLTASFAQVIATHARHEMPVQRYPIRLSGSTDFVERFWLTVNNPVVINGKLEYIIHSITDVTESKLLRSRERYFKALADGSPFMMWRTAGPSCIYVNDTWMRFTGTTLEENLGSGHLKAIHPEDVGHQRELFYDAVGRTGSYESKYRIIDLHGEARWVTMKVVPLQIDGSTVEFVGSLIDVTEQEMADERIRQSEKFLRQLADSIIQIVWVTDANGMHEYYNQRWYDLTGTTFEETEGEGWNNVFHPDDQQRAWNTWRHSLQTGTPYEIEYRLRKYTGEYIWVLGRAAPYFDEHGKIVKWFGTCTDINDQKMLQQQKDDFINIASHELKTPLTSLTANIQFIEREVLKSQPVDGPLGKLVTSCFRNVKKLNKIIADLLDANSIGLGQLTISARLFDMVQLIRDATVELSNERSTIQLNGSSEAWVYADAGKIEQVLVNLINNALKYASDSKLLLIDVRTEDNNIKVSITDQGKGIAEEKLRFLFDRYYRADMGSGKYSGMGLGLYVCANIIKGHGGQIGVESRIGEGSTFWFTLPRTDAH; via the coding sequence GTGAACATTACTCAGGTTAAAGATCCTAACGCGCTACTGGCGATCATCAACAATTTGCCTGGTAATTACCTGATCCTGCTGCCTGATTTCCCTAAGTTTACCATTGCCGAGATCAGCGAAGCCTACAACGAGGCCACCGATACCGAACGCCAGGACATAATTGGCAGGGGCATATTTGAAGTATTCCCTGACGCTCCGGGCGATGAGATAGCCGATGGTGTAAAGAACCTTACAGCATCTTTTGCGCAAGTGATCGCCACACACGCGCGGCATGAAATGCCAGTTCAACGGTATCCGATCCGTTTGTCGGGTTCAACGGATTTTGTTGAGAGATTTTGGCTAACGGTCAATAACCCGGTGGTCATTAACGGAAAACTGGAGTACATCATTCATTCCATAACCGATGTTACCGAAAGCAAATTACTCCGATCCCGTGAGCGTTACTTCAAAGCTCTTGCTGATGGTTCTCCGTTCATGATGTGGCGTACCGCTGGCCCATCATGTATATATGTTAACGATACCTGGATGCGTTTCACCGGCACTACCTTGGAAGAGAATCTGGGTTCAGGGCATTTGAAGGCCATACATCCTGAGGATGTGGGCCATCAACGCGAACTTTTTTATGATGCTGTAGGCAGGACAGGTTCATATGAATCCAAGTACCGGATCATTGACCTGCATGGTGAGGCGAGGTGGGTGACCATGAAGGTAGTGCCATTGCAAATAGATGGTTCTACTGTAGAATTCGTTGGTAGCCTGATCGATGTGACCGAGCAGGAGATGGCCGATGAACGTATCAGGCAAAGTGAAAAATTTTTGAGGCAACTGGCCGATTCTATTATTCAGATCGTTTGGGTGACGGATGCTAACGGGATGCATGAGTATTATAATCAGCGCTGGTATGACCTCACGGGAACTACCTTTGAGGAGACCGAAGGAGAGGGCTGGAACAATGTTTTCCATCCGGATGATCAACAAAGGGCATGGAACACCTGGCGCCACTCATTACAGACCGGAACGCCGTACGAAATAGAATATCGCCTGCGTAAATACACCGGCGAATACATCTGGGTACTTGGCCGTGCGGCTCCCTATTTTGATGAGCATGGCAAGATCGTGAAGTGGTTCGGTACCTGTACCGACATCAATGATCAAAAGATGCTGCAACAACAAAAGGACGACTTTATCAATATCGCCAGCCATGAACTTAAAACGCCGCTTACCAGCTTAACGGCCAATATACAGTTCATTGAACGTGAGGTATTGAAAAGCCAGCCTGTCGATGGCCCGCTTGGCAAACTGGTGACCTCCTGCTTTAGGAACGTTAAAAAGCTAAATAAGATCATTGCTGATCTTTTGGATGCCAATAGTATCGGGTTGGGTCAGCTGACCATCAGTGCAAGATTGTTCGATATGGTGCAACTGATCAGGGACGCAACGGTCGAACTTTCTAACGAGCGCAGCACTATTCAACTCAACGGAAGTTCAGAAGCTTGGGTATATGCAGATGCCGGCAAGATCGAGCAGGTGCTCGTTAACCTGATCAACAACGCCCTGAAGTATGCCAGCGACTCGAAGTTGCTACTCATTGATGTCAGGACAGAGGATAACAATATCAAGGTCAGCATCACCGACCAGGGCAAAGGCATTGCCGAAGAAAAGCTGAGATTCTTGTTCGACAGATATTACCGGGCCGATATGGGAAGCGGGAAATATTCGGGTATGGGGCTGGGTCTGTACGTTTGCGCTAATATCATTAAAGGCCATGGCGGACAGATCGGTGTGGAAAGCAGGATCGGTGAAGGAAGCACCTTCTGGTTCACCTTGCCAAGAACAGATGCGCATTAA
- a CDS encoding alpha/beta fold hydrolase, with product MNINDQMTPGPAKPVLVFLHYFGGAAKSWKWLIDELGEAYQCLPLDLPGFGGTAPLPKISVAAMADHMIAYLDEHLDKDEYILVGHSMGGKIAMEVAYRSRYATKKVKRLILTAPSPPTVERMPEKEKQRMLIHPDRNEAATTVQNGTVRELTGERSQTAIETQLVVDEKTWRWWIIEGMDRSIADHAKIIDVPVTLIVSSDDPAITQQMTEQETIPNLPEGTDVVWTSGIGHLLQLEDPAWLAGQIKSVLNV from the coding sequence ATGAATATTAACGACCAAATGACACCAGGACCGGCCAAGCCGGTCCTGGTGTTTTTGCATTATTTTGGAGGTGCGGCAAAGAGCTGGAAATGGTTAATTGATGAGTTGGGCGAAGCTTATCAATGCCTGCCCCTCGATCTGCCCGGATTCGGTGGCACTGCGCCGCTGCCTAAAATTTCGGTAGCTGCCATGGCCGATCATATGATCGCCTATTTGGACGAGCATTTGGATAAAGATGAATACATCCTTGTAGGACATTCCATGGGCGGTAAGATCGCGATGGAAGTGGCCTATCGGTCGCGTTATGCCACCAAAAAAGTTAAGCGGTTGATTTTAACGGCGCCGTCGCCGCCTACGGTGGAACGTATGCCTGAAAAGGAGAAACAACGCATGCTGATACATCCGGATCGCAATGAGGCCGCTACCACCGTACAGAATGGCACAGTGCGCGAATTGACCGGCGAACGTTCACAGACCGCTATAGAAACGCAATTAGTAGTGGACGAGAAGACCTGGCGATGGTGGATCATTGAAGGGATGGACCGGTCTATAGCTGACCACGCCAAAATCATTGATGTCCCGGTCACCCTCATCGTTTCGTCAGACGACCCGGCTATTACCCAGCAAATGACCGAGCAAGAGACGATACCTAATTTGCCGGAGGGAACCGACGTGGTTTGGACATCGGGAATAGGTCACCTGCTACAGTTAGAAGATCCAGCTTGGCTTGCGGGGCAGATCAAAAGCGTGCTCAACGTTTGA
- a CDS encoding SDR family NAD(P)-dependent oxidoreductase: MKFNIQKKVAVITGGDSGIGFATAQLLAAEGAVIVLADKEQDSVSEAAEKLKGEFPDAEVLALSCDLDNNESVMAFADQVKSHFGGAHILINCAGARGAAGDFLTLTDEDWMNTINTDLMGAVRLCRAFIPQLQERGWGRVVLIASENAYQPYEEESPYNACKAGIINLSKCLSRSYSKEGLLFNCVSPAYVESPMTNAMMDELAKQRGTDRDEAVKWFLANERPHIAVGRRGKPEEVAAVIAFLSSDLCSYVNGSNYRVDGGAVESAF; encoded by the coding sequence ATGAAATTCAACATTCAGAAAAAGGTAGCCGTGATCACCGGTGGTGACTCGGGCATAGGCTTTGCCACTGCCCAGCTACTGGCGGCCGAGGGTGCCGTTATCGTTTTAGCCGACAAAGAACAAGACAGCGTATCAGAGGCTGCAGAAAAACTTAAAGGAGAGTTTCCGGATGCTGAGGTGTTAGCCTTATCATGCGATCTGGATAACAACGAAAGCGTAATGGCTTTTGCCGATCAGGTGAAGAGCCATTTTGGCGGGGCGCACATCCTGATCAACTGTGCAGGTGCCAGAGGCGCTGCAGGTGACTTCCTGACCCTTACCGACGAGGACTGGATGAATACCATTAATACCGACCTTATGGGTGCGGTACGTTTGTGCAGGGCCTTTATTCCGCAGTTGCAGGAACGTGGCTGGGGCCGGGTGGTGCTGATCGCTTCAGAGAACGCTTATCAGCCTTATGAAGAAGAGAGCCCGTACAACGCGTGCAAGGCCGGTATCATTAACCTGAGCAAATGTTTGTCACGCTCTTATTCAAAAGAGGGATTGTTGTTCAATTGTGTGTCTCCAGCTTATGTAGAGTCGCCGATGACCAATGCCATGATGGACGAACTGGCAAAACAACGCGGCACCGATCGCGACGAGGCTGTTAAATGGTTCCTGGCTAACGAGCGTCCACACATTGCGGTGGGCCGTCGTGGTAAGCCTGAAGAAGTAGCGGCGGTGATCGCATTCCTATCTTCAGACCTGTGCAGCTATGTGAACGGAAGCAACTACCGCGTAGACGGTGGTGCAGTTGAATCTGCTTTCTAA
- a CDS encoding sensor histidine kinase, translated as MFRFRLLFLIIVLVIDVSFDGIAGKRPQRSGTDTQSILESAKDNYHKGNYPEAMDGALRVYQAGQASRDMSIVADAVNLIGLVDLAQEQADIAIGYFKKAEQLNIANNRPERVAANLLNISMAQADLKRLDSAIYYVKRSLKISVDKGVKRLIAMGRNHLGEYYFKKKDLLKAEAQFMAVLNDKRYRSDWEDSFAGTGMAKIRAAQKRYRDAAAYADMAFQLAVRTGTKWDAAQALDIAHQAYRAMGDRDKAYQRLLAYKLYSDSLFDASKEKAISNLQYKERSMENDNLQKQITLVAQQRQIDRLIIAVILIALALLGLVAFMFYRRHQRTARNNQLLQEQNEAVLQQKSIVEVQNEELSSINRDNNRLLSIIGHDLRAPFAAITNTLDLFKSGDISEDELFPVVNALADQVNTASNMLDSTLLWAANQMGGVNYHPVRIDLLAKTDKVIDVLIAAARYKQIIIEHQKKDVPPIMADADQVRVMIHNLVSNAIKFTREHGLITISYRTDSKTIQLIIQDTGIGMPQDKLEKLLQGAHEHTSTYGTRNEKGIGLGLHLVKDFATNNGVLISGTSAVGQGTRFVLLFQIPDLSK; from the coding sequence ATGTTCCGGTTTCGCTTACTATTCTTGATCATTGTCCTGGTCATCGATGTATCGTTCGATGGCATTGCGGGCAAGCGTCCGCAGCGGTCAGGCACCGATACGCAAAGTATCTTAGAAAGTGCCAAGGATAATTACCATAAAGGCAACTACCCCGAAGCTATGGACGGTGCACTTCGGGTGTATCAGGCTGGTCAGGCCAGTAGGGATATGAGCATCGTGGCGGATGCGGTGAACCTCATTGGGTTGGTGGATCTGGCGCAGGAGCAGGCCGACATCGCCATCGGCTACTTCAAAAAAGCAGAACAGCTTAACATTGCCAACAACAGACCTGAGCGCGTGGCTGCCAACCTGCTGAACATTAGCATGGCCCAGGCCGACCTCAAACGGCTGGATAGTGCGATATATTACGTAAAACGATCGCTCAAGATCAGTGTGGATAAGGGCGTTAAGCGCCTGATCGCCATGGGCCGCAACCATCTGGGTGAATACTACTTTAAAAAGAAGGATCTTTTAAAGGCCGAAGCGCAGTTCATGGCGGTACTGAATGATAAAAGATACCGGAGCGATTGGGAGGACAGTTTTGCGGGCACAGGTATGGCCAAGATCAGGGCGGCCCAAAAACGCTATCGCGATGCTGCAGCTTATGCCGATATGGCCTTTCAGCTCGCCGTAAGGACCGGCACCAAGTGGGACGCTGCCCAGGCGCTTGACATAGCACACCAGGCGTACCGTGCCATGGGTGATCGGGATAAAGCCTACCAGCGCTTGTTGGCATACAAGCTGTACAGCGATAGTTTGTTCGACGCCAGCAAAGAAAAAGCGATCAGCAACCTGCAATATAAGGAACGGTCGATGGAGAATGATAACCTGCAAAAGCAGATCACTCTGGTGGCTCAGCAGCGACAGATCGACCGGCTGATCATTGCGGTGATATTGATCGCGTTGGCATTACTGGGCTTGGTCGCCTTCATGTTCTACCGCCGTCATCAGCGTACCGCCAGGAACAATCAATTGCTACAGGAGCAGAATGAGGCCGTGTTGCAGCAAAAAAGCATCGTTGAAGTTCAGAACGAGGAACTAAGCTCCATCAACCGCGACAACAATCGTTTGCTGTCCATCATTGGGCATGACCTTCGTGCACCCTTTGCCGCTATCACCAATACGCTTGACCTGTTCAAAAGTGGCGACATCAGCGAGGATGAACTTTTCCCTGTGGTGAACGCCCTTGCTGATCAGGTGAACACTGCTTCCAACATGCTCGATAGCACCTTGTTGTGGGCAGCTAATCAAATGGGTGGGGTCAATTATCATCCGGTCAGGATCGATCTGTTGGCCAAGACCGACAAGGTGATCGATGTGCTCATTGCTGCGGCCCGCTACAAGCAGATCATCATCGAGCATCAGAAAAAGGATGTACCACCGATAATGGCCGACGCCGATCAGGTAAGGGTCATGATCCATAACCTGGTCTCCAATGCGATCAAGTTCACTCGCGAGCACGGCCTGATCACCATTTCATACCGAACGGATAGCAAGACGATCCAACTCATCATACAGGATACCGGCATTGGCATGCCTCAGGACAAATTGGAAAAACTGCTACAAGGAGCACATGAACACACGTCGACCTACGGCACCCGAAACGAAAAGGGGATAGGGCTGGGGCTGCACCTGGTGAAGGACTTCGCCACCAACAACGGCGTGCTAATATCCGGTACCTCAGCGGTGGGGCAGGGCACTCGCTTTGTTCTTTTATTTCAGATCCCGGATCTGTCCAAATAA